From one Streptomyces mobaraensis genomic stretch:
- a CDS encoding cytidine/deoxycytidylate deaminase family protein, which produces MTEITELDPEDRKLITLARATRARNAVPEGAAVRDETGRTYVAGTVALDSLRLSALATAVAMAVASGARSLEAAAVVSEAAAVPDADRAAVRDLGGPDTPVLLAGPDGVPSAVVTAG; this is translated from the coding sequence ATGACGGAGATCACCGAGCTCGACCCCGAGGACCGCAAGCTCATCACCCTCGCCCGGGCCACCCGCGCCCGCAACGCCGTGCCGGAGGGCGCGGCGGTACGGGACGAGACCGGCCGTACGTACGTGGCCGGCACCGTCGCCCTCGACTCGCTGCGGCTCAGCGCCCTGGCCACCGCCGTGGCCATGGCCGTCGCCAGTGGGGCCCGCTCGCTGGAGGCGGCGGCGGTCGTCTCCGAGGCGGCGGCGGTCCCGGACGCCGACCGCGCGGCCGTCCGCGACCTGGGCGGCCCGGACACCCCGGTGCTGCTCGCGGGCCCGGACGGCGTCCCGTCGGCGGTCGTGACGGCGGGCTGA
- a CDS encoding MFS transporter has translation MPLETSPSPPATSAPAAASRPEPAGASRMTTRAKLVLLVLCAAQFMVALDFSILNVALPVLGDDLGMSRANLQWAVTAFALPSGGFLLLFGRIADLYGRRRLFLAGLTLFTAASVLATFAWDPASFLAGRALQGLGAAVIVPTGMSLLTTTFREGPQRERALGISSTLMSLGFTIGMVLGGVMTDGLGWRSTMGLLGVAGLAVLLLAPGLLTESLPHSLNGMGGTPIPDRPRLDLPGAATVTGGLLALIYALSTAAEGGFGRTDVIAALVAGVVLLAAFAVIESRTAEPLVNLSMLRRPTVAFGNLAGLTTFATMTAAIFLLTLYLQDVLHLSAFRTGLIFGVQGVVAVLAGTVASKVIARFGTRTTLFAGLLGQAACTALLLGIGRSSGAWLTLLAISLGVIGHLWAIVAYGVTATSGLPDGEQGLATGLVTSSQQIGITIGIPLLSALASAYTATLRTDGEDAVGATLGGIRLGLGADAAVVAAVAVLVAVGLRRRGAQGQP, from the coding sequence ATGCCGCTCGAAACGTCCCCTTCCCCACCCGCCACGTCCGCCCCCGCCGCCGCTTCCCGCCCGGAACCGGCGGGCGCGTCCCGGATGACCACCCGCGCGAAGCTCGTCCTGCTGGTGCTGTGCGCCGCGCAGTTCATGGTCGCGCTCGACTTCTCCATCCTGAACGTGGCGCTGCCCGTCCTCGGCGACGACCTCGGCATGAGCCGGGCGAACCTCCAGTGGGCCGTCACCGCGTTCGCCCTGCCCTCCGGCGGCTTCCTGCTCCTCTTCGGCCGGATCGCCGACCTCTACGGCCGGCGCCGCCTCTTCCTCGCCGGACTGACCCTGTTCACCGCCGCCTCCGTCCTCGCCACCTTCGCCTGGGACCCCGCCTCCTTCCTCGCCGGACGGGCCCTCCAGGGCCTCGGCGCGGCGGTCATCGTCCCGACGGGCATGTCCCTGCTGACCACCACCTTCCGCGAGGGCCCGCAGCGCGAACGCGCCCTCGGCATCAGCAGCACCCTCATGTCCCTGGGCTTCACCATCGGCATGGTGCTCGGCGGCGTCATGACGGACGGCCTCGGCTGGCGCTCCACCATGGGCCTGCTCGGCGTCGCCGGCCTCGCCGTGCTGCTGCTCGCCCCCGGCCTGCTCACCGAGTCCCTCCCCCATAGCCTCAACGGCATGGGAGGTACCCCCATCCCGGACCGCCCCCGGCTCGACCTGCCCGGCGCGGCGACCGTCACCGGCGGACTGCTCGCCCTGATCTACGCCCTGTCCACCGCCGCCGAGGGCGGATTCGGCCGTACGGACGTCATCGCCGCCCTCGTCGCCGGAGTCGTCCTGCTCGCCGCGTTCGCCGTCATCGAGTCCCGGACCGCCGAACCGCTGGTGAACCTGTCCATGCTGCGCCGCCCGACGGTCGCCTTCGGCAACCTCGCCGGCCTGACGACGTTCGCGACGATGACCGCGGCCATCTTCCTCCTCACCCTCTACCTCCAGGACGTCCTGCACCTCTCGGCGTTCCGCACCGGCCTGATCTTCGGCGTCCAGGGCGTGGTCGCGGTGCTCGCCGGCACGGTGGCGTCCAAGGTGATCGCCCGCTTCGGCACCCGCACCACCCTCTTCGCCGGCCTGCTCGGCCAGGCGGCCTGCACCGCGCTGCTCCTCGGCATCGGCCGCTCGTCGGGCGCCTGGCTGACGCTCCTGGCCATCTCCCTCGGCGTCATCGGCCACCTGTGGGCGATCGTCGCCTACGGCGTCACCGCCACCTCCGGCCTCCCGGACGGCGAACAGGGCCTGGCCACCGGCCTGGTGACCAGCTCCCAGCAGATCGGCATCACCATCGGCATCCCCCTCCTCAGCGCCCTCGCCTCGGCATACACCGCCACCCTGCGGACGGACGGCGAGGACGCCGTCGGGGCCACACTGGGCGGGATCAGGCTGGGCCTCGGGGCCGACGCGGCGGTCGTGGCGGCGGTGGCGGTCCTGGTCGCGGTGGGGCTGCGGAGGCGGGGCGCGCAGGGTCAGCCCTGA
- a CDS encoding SRPBCC family protein, producing MSEFERTRTLPAQPEMVFDQVCDLNRLDSWLPRDLHVHPEDPPAVTVHEDRTGEDADALVRARKEQMRLEWGTREDGRYSGWLQVEGNGSGSSQVTVHLSFHQGSQRPDDGVVEEALDRSLERLEEEVRLRGEGPG from the coding sequence ATGAGCGAGTTCGAACGCACCCGCACCCTGCCCGCGCAGCCCGAGATGGTCTTCGACCAGGTCTGCGACCTCAACCGGCTCGACAGCTGGCTCCCCCGCGACCTGCACGTCCACCCCGAGGACCCGCCCGCCGTCACCGTCCACGAGGACCGGACAGGCGAGGACGCCGACGCCCTCGTCCGCGCGCGCAAGGAACAGATGCGGCTGGAGTGGGGGACCCGCGAGGACGGCCGCTACAGCGGCTGGCTCCAGGTCGAGGGTAACGGCAGCGGCTCCAGCCAGGTCACCGTGCACCTCTCCTTCCATCAGGGCTCGCAGCGGCCGGACGACGGGGTGGTGGAGGAGGCGCTGGACCGGAGTCTGGAGCGGCTGGAGGAGGAGGTGCGGTTGCGGGGGGAGGGGCCGGGGTGA
- a CDS encoding helix-turn-helix transcriptional regulator, translating to MTTRTHAAGANRRPELRDFLMSRRARVSPAEAGLPDGGGRRRTPGLRREEVAVLAGVGASWYQWLEQGRDITVSPQVLDAVARVLRLTGSERRHLYVLAGLNPPLPDSVVDDPDHLCDGLMRLIEGWLPNPAHIMDPYWNTVAYNESAAVVMGFRPEIRQNCLISFFTDPVYRSRAANWERNAGHVVAQYRAACAQRPDDEGFALIIEELSAESPEFAELWARNDVQPAGQLVKEYEHPVVGTLSFENTALQVPARPDLTIVMHNPVPGTNTAERVAWLNSPEARRGGLRSVSAAS from the coding sequence GTGACGACACGCACGCACGCCGCCGGGGCGAACCGCCGCCCGGAACTGCGCGACTTCCTGATGAGCCGGCGGGCCCGGGTGAGCCCGGCGGAGGCCGGTCTGCCGGACGGCGGCGGACGCCGCCGCACGCCGGGGCTGCGCCGCGAGGAGGTCGCCGTCCTCGCGGGTGTGGGCGCCTCCTGGTACCAGTGGCTGGAGCAGGGGCGGGACATCACCGTCTCCCCGCAGGTGCTCGACGCGGTGGCCCGGGTCCTCCGGCTGACCGGGAGCGAGCGCCGCCACCTGTACGTCCTCGCCGGGCTGAACCCGCCGCTGCCCGACTCCGTCGTCGACGACCCGGATCACCTGTGCGACGGCCTGATGCGGCTGATCGAAGGCTGGCTGCCCAACCCCGCGCACATCATGGACCCCTACTGGAACACGGTCGCCTACAACGAGTCGGCCGCCGTCGTCATGGGCTTCCGCCCCGAAATCCGGCAGAACTGCCTGATCTCCTTCTTCACGGACCCCGTCTACCGCTCACGCGCGGCGAACTGGGAGCGGAACGCCGGGCACGTCGTCGCCCAGTACCGCGCCGCCTGCGCGCAGCGCCCGGATGACGAGGGGTTCGCGCTGATCATCGAGGAACTGTCGGCGGAGAGCCCGGAGTTCGCGGAACTGTGGGCGCGCAACGACGTGCAGCCCGCCGGGCAGCTCGTCAAGGAGTACGAGCACCCGGTCGTCGGCACGCTGTCCTTCGAGAACACCGCGCTCCAGGTGCCGGCCCGGCCGGACCTCACCATCGTGATGCACAACCCGGTGCCGGGCACGAACACCGCCGAGCGGGTGGCCTGGCTGAACTCGCCGGAGGCGCGGCGGGGCGGCCTGCGCTCCGTCTCGGCGGCGAGCTGA
- a CDS encoding protealysin inhibitor emfourin → MRIVITRTGGFAGIERRAELDTTGRPDATHLEALAHRALSPGRDAPARGVPDGFHYEITVDSRKVHLADPHLTEDQRELIRTVLREGA, encoded by the coding sequence ATGCGGATCGTCATCACACGAACCGGCGGCTTCGCCGGGATCGAGCGCCGGGCCGAACTGGACACCACAGGCCGGCCCGACGCCACCCACCTGGAAGCCCTCGCCCACCGCGCCCTGTCCCCCGGCCGCGACGCCCCCGCCCGCGGCGTCCCCGACGGTTTCCACTACGAGATCACGGTCGACAGCCGCAAGGTCCACCTGGCGGACCCCCATCTCACGGAGGACCAGCGGGAACTGATCCGGACGGTGCTGCGGGAAGGGGCGTGA
- a CDS encoding hemolysin family protein, producing MTGQLIAAAVLLLVVAWLAACAEAGLARTTRFRAEEAVRAGRRGSAKLMAVASDPTRYLNVALLVRVACEMAAGVLTTYVCLREFDATWEALTVAVAVMVLVSYVAVGVSPRTIGRQHPLNTATAAAYVLLPLARIMGPVPRLLILIGNALTPGRGFRMGPFASEAELRAMVDLAEKESLIEDDERRMVHSVFELGDTLVREVMVPRTDLVVIERGKTIRQALTLALRSGFSRIPVTGENEDDVVGVVYLKDLVRRTHINREAESEPVSTAMRPAVFVPDTKNAGDLLREMQQQRNHCAVVVDEYGGTAGIVTIEDILEEIVGEITDEYDRELPPVEELGDGRHRVTARLDIGDLGELYGIEALDDEDVETVGGLLAKALGRVPIAGATADVPLPEHGADPSVTALRLTAEAPAGRRNRIVTVLVEPVRAE from the coding sequence GTGACCGGCCAGCTGATCGCCGCGGCGGTCCTCCTGCTCGTCGTCGCCTGGCTCGCCGCCTGCGCGGAGGCCGGCCTCGCCCGGACCACGCGGTTCCGGGCCGAGGAGGCGGTACGGGCGGGGCGCCGCGGCAGCGCGAAGCTGATGGCCGTCGCCTCCGACCCCACCCGCTACCTCAACGTGGCGCTGCTGGTGCGGGTCGCCTGCGAGATGGCGGCCGGGGTGCTCACCACATACGTCTGCCTCCGTGAGTTCGACGCCACCTGGGAGGCGCTGACCGTCGCCGTCGCGGTGATGGTCCTCGTCTCCTACGTGGCCGTCGGCGTCTCGCCGCGCACCATCGGCCGCCAGCACCCGCTGAACACCGCGACCGCCGCGGCGTACGTCCTGCTGCCGCTGGCCCGGATCATGGGCCCGGTGCCCCGGCTGCTGATCCTCATCGGCAACGCCCTCACCCCGGGCCGCGGCTTCCGCATGGGCCCGTTCGCCTCCGAGGCGGAGCTGCGGGCGATGGTCGACCTGGCCGAGAAGGAGTCGCTGATCGAGGACGACGAGCGGCGCATGGTCCACTCCGTCTTCGAGCTCGGCGACACCCTGGTCCGCGAGGTGATGGTGCCGCGCACCGACCTCGTCGTCATAGAACGCGGCAAGACCATCCGGCAGGCGCTCACCCTGGCGCTGCGCTCCGGCTTCTCCCGCATACCGGTGACGGGCGAGAACGAGGACGACGTCGTCGGCGTGGTGTACCTGAAGGACCTGGTGCGGCGGACGCACATCAACCGTGAGGCCGAGTCCGAGCCGGTCTCCACGGCCATGCGGCCGGCCGTCTTCGTGCCCGACACCAAGAACGCCGGCGACCTGCTGCGCGAGATGCAGCAGCAGCGCAACCACTGCGCGGTCGTCGTCGACGAGTACGGCGGCACGGCCGGCATCGTCACCATCGAGGACATCCTGGAGGAGATCGTCGGCGAGATCACCGACGAGTACGACCGGGAGCTGCCGCCCGTGGAGGAGCTGGGCGACGGCCGCCACCGGGTCACGGCCCGGCTCGACATCGGCGACCTCGGCGAGCTGTACGGGATCGAGGCGCTGGACGACGAGGACGTGGAGACGGTCGGCGGGCTGCTCGCCAAGGCGCTGGGACGGGTGCCGATCGCGGGTGCGACGGCCGACGTGCCCCTTCCCGAACATGGCGCCGACCCGTCGGTGACGGCGCTGCGGCTGACCGCCGAGGCGCCGGCGGGGCGGCGGAACCGGATCGTGACGGTGCTGGTGGAGCCGGTGCGGGCGGAGTAG
- a CDS encoding helix-turn-helix transcriptional regulator has protein sequence MTTAPRADGGRPHRRDELRRFLMTRRARVTPAEAGLPAGGVRRTPGLRREEVAVLAGVGTTWYQWLEQGRDITVSPQVLDGVARVLRLSSVERRHLYVLAGLNPPPPESGQRPDDLCPGLRRLIDGWLPWPAHILDPCWNTVAHNAAAALVWGFRPGERRNWLADFFTDPGYRTATAGPAEAARREENARRLVAQFRASRSERPGSEAAAEVAGTVAGLCALSGEFARLWEAGDVHPEGQLVYEIDHPGVGRLCFESSPLRIPSRPDLTIAVHNPVPGTGTAEKVERLVAG, from the coding sequence GTGACCACCGCACCGCGCGCGGACGGCGGACGGCCGCACCGCCGTGACGAACTGCGCCGATTCCTGATGACCCGGCGGGCCCGGGTGACCCCGGCGGAGGCGGGCCTGCCGGCCGGGGGCGTCCGGCGGACGCCGGGACTGCGGCGCGAGGAGGTCGCCGTTCTCGCCGGGGTGGGCACCACCTGGTACCAGTGGCTGGAGCAGGGGCGGGACATCACCGTCTCGCCGCAGGTCCTCGACGGCGTCGCCCGCGTGCTGCGGCTGTCGTCCGTCGAACGGCGCCACCTCTACGTCCTGGCCGGGCTGAACCCGCCGCCGCCGGAGTCCGGGCAGCGGCCGGACGACCTCTGCCCAGGGCTGCGGCGGCTGATCGACGGGTGGCTGCCCTGGCCCGCGCACATCCTGGACCCCTGCTGGAACACCGTGGCCCACAACGCGGCGGCGGCGCTCGTCTGGGGCTTCCGCCCGGGCGAGCGCCGCAACTGGCTGGCCGACTTCTTCACCGACCCGGGCTACCGGACGGCCACGGCCGGGCCGGCGGAGGCCGCCCGGCGGGAGGAGAACGCCCGCCGCCTCGTCGCCCAGTTCCGTGCCTCCCGGAGCGAGCGGCCGGGGTCGGAGGCGGCGGCGGAGGTGGCCGGGACGGTCGCCGGGCTGTGCGCGCTGAGCGGGGAGTTCGCGCGGTTGTGGGAGGCGGGGGATGTGCATCCGGAGGGGCAGTTGGTGTACGAGATCGATCATCCGGGGGTGGGGCGGTTGTGCTTCGAGAGCAGTCCGCTGCGGATTCCTTCGCGGCCGGATCTGACGATCGCGGTGCACAACCCCGTGCCGGGGACGGGGACGGCGGAGAAGGTGGAGCGGCTGGTCGCGGGGTGA
- the ybeY gene encoding rRNA maturation RNase YbeY, with protein sequence MAIDVNNESGTEVDEKAILDVARYALARMRIHPLSELSVIVVDTEAMEQLHIQWMDLPGPTDVMSFPMDELRPPAKDDDEPPQGLLGDIVLCPEVAKQQGEAAPTRHSMDEELQLLTVHGVLHLLGYDHEEPDEKAEMFGLQAAIIDGWRAERGIEGPSPAPTIT encoded by the coding sequence ATGGCGATCGACGTCAACAACGAATCCGGCACCGAGGTCGACGAGAAGGCGATCCTCGACGTCGCCCGCTACGCCCTCGCCCGGATGCGCATCCACCCGCTCTCCGAGCTCTCGGTCATCGTCGTCGACACCGAGGCCATGGAGCAGCTCCACATCCAGTGGATGGACCTGCCCGGGCCGACCGATGTCATGTCCTTCCCGATGGACGAGCTCCGTCCGCCGGCCAAGGACGACGACGAGCCCCCGCAGGGGCTCCTCGGTGACATCGTGCTCTGCCCGGAGGTCGCCAAGCAGCAGGGCGAGGCGGCCCCCACCCGGCACTCGATGGACGAGGAGCTCCAGCTCCTCACCGTGCACGGGGTGCTCCACCTCCTCGGCTACGACCACGAGGAACCCGACGAGAAGGCCGAGATGTTCGGCCTCCAGGCGGCGATCATCGACGGCTGGCGCGCCGAGCGCGGGATCGAAGGGCCCTCCCCGGCTCCGACGATCACGTGA
- the era gene encoding GTPase Era: protein MDRASSPSQAPHRAGFACFVGRPNAGKSTLTNALVGTKVAITSNRPQTTRHTVRGIVHRPDAQLVLVDTPGLHKPRTLLGERLNDVVRTTWAEVDVIGFCLPADQKLGPGDRFIAGELAGIKKTPKVAIVTKTDLVDSKALAEQLIAIQRLGEELGIEWAEIVPVSAVGDQQVSLLADLLVPMLPESPPLYPEGDLTDEPEQIMVAELIREAALEGVRDELPHSIAVVVEEMIPREDRPADKPLLDIHANVYIERPSQKGIIIGPKGARLKQVGMKSRQHIEALLGTPVYLDLHVKVAKDWQRDPKQLRKLGF from the coding sequence ATGGACAGAGCTTCATCCCCCTCCCAGGCGCCCCACCGCGCGGGTTTCGCGTGCTTCGTCGGCCGCCCCAACGCGGGCAAGTCGACCCTGACCAACGCTCTGGTGGGGACGAAGGTCGCCATCACCTCCAACCGGCCGCAGACCACCCGCCACACCGTGCGCGGCATCGTGCACCGGCCCGACGCCCAGCTGGTGCTGGTCGACACCCCGGGTCTGCACAAGCCGCGCACCCTGCTCGGCGAGCGGCTGAACGACGTCGTCCGGACCACCTGGGCCGAGGTCGACGTGATCGGCTTCTGCCTGCCGGCCGACCAGAAGCTCGGTCCCGGTGACCGCTTCATCGCGGGTGAGCTGGCCGGGATCAAGAAGACGCCCAAGGTGGCCATCGTCACCAAGACCGACCTCGTCGACTCCAAGGCGCTGGCCGAGCAGCTGATCGCCATCCAGCGGCTGGGCGAGGAGCTGGGCATCGAGTGGGCGGAGATCGTCCCGGTCTCGGCGGTGGGCGACCAGCAGGTCTCGCTCCTCGCCGACCTGCTGGTCCCGATGCTCCCCGAGAGCCCGCCGCTCTACCCCGAGGGCGACCTCACCGACGAGCCCGAGCAGATCATGGTCGCCGAGCTGATCCGCGAGGCCGCCCTGGAGGGCGTCCGCGACGAGCTGCCGCACTCCATCGCCGTCGTCGTCGAGGAGATGATCCCCCGCGAGGACCGGCCGGCCGACAAGCCGCTGCTCGACATCCACGCCAACGTCTACATCGAGCGCCCCAGCCAGAAGGGCATCATCATCGGCCCCAAGGGCGCCCGCCTGAAGCAGGTCGGCATGAAGTCCCGCCAGCACATCGAGGCCCTGCTCGGCACGCCCGTCTACCTCGATCTCCACGTCAAGGTCGCCAAGGACTGGCAGCGTGACCCGAAGCAGCTGCGGAAGCTGGGCTTCTAG
- a CDS encoding M4 family metallopeptidase has translation MNGDPTGTACRPFCTIIPPHVLDRLAESEDPLHHEPARRTLEHDGALRTRRRVVTARGTAAPTGTPSDTAERTLCDAHHTTNLPGTKVRGEGGPPTKDATVNRAYAGLGATFDFYLKVFGRHSIDDAGLPLNASVHYGVKYDNAFWDGDQMVFGDGDGTMFLDFTIPLDVIGHELTHGVTQYTANLEYYGQSGALNESISDVFGVLIKQYALGQTAADADWLIGEGLLGPGLDGALRSMKAPGTAYDNPAMGKDPQPGSMDDYVRTPRDNGGVHINSGIPNRAFYLLATALGGHAWERAGKVWYATLTGGELSPTVDFAGFARQTLASAQQLYGDGEVTQAVLKAWSQVGVPTS, from the coding sequence ATGAATGGCGACCCCACCGGGACGGCATGCCGCCCCTTCTGCACGATCATTCCTCCCCACGTGCTCGACCGGCTCGCCGAGTCCGAGGACCCGCTGCACCACGAACCCGCCCGCCGCACCCTCGAACACGACGGCGCCCTGCGCACCCGCCGCCGGGTCGTGACCGCCCGCGGCACCGCCGCCCCCACCGGCACCCCGTCCGACACCGCGGAACGCACCCTCTGCGACGCCCACCACACGACGAACCTGCCCGGCACCAAGGTCCGGGGCGAAGGCGGCCCGCCCACCAAGGACGCCACCGTCAACCGCGCCTACGCGGGCCTCGGCGCCACCTTCGACTTCTACCTCAAGGTCTTCGGACGCCACTCCATCGACGACGCCGGGCTGCCGCTGAACGCCTCCGTCCACTACGGCGTGAAGTACGACAACGCCTTCTGGGACGGTGACCAGATGGTCTTCGGCGACGGTGACGGCACGATGTTCCTGGACTTCACCATCCCGCTCGACGTCATCGGCCACGAGCTCACCCACGGCGTCACCCAGTACACCGCCAACCTGGAGTACTACGGGCAGTCCGGCGCGCTCAACGAGTCGATCTCGGACGTCTTCGGCGTGTTGATCAAGCAGTACGCCCTGGGGCAGACCGCGGCCGACGCGGACTGGCTGATCGGCGAAGGGCTCCTCGGCCCGGGCCTCGACGGCGCGCTGCGCTCTATGAAGGCACCCGGCACGGCCTATGACAACCCGGCGATGGGCAAGGACCCCCAGCCCGGCAGCATGGACGACTACGTCCGCACCCCGCGTGACAACGGCGGCGTCCACATCAACTCCGGTATCCCCAACCGGGCCTTCTACCTGCTGGCCACGGCCCTCGGCGGCCACGCGTGGGAGCGCGCCGGCAAGGTCTGGTACGCCACGCTGACCGGTGGCGAGCTCAGTCCCACCGTGGACTTCGCCGGTTTCGCCCGGCAGACCCTGGCGTCCGCCCAGCAGCTGTACGGGGACGGCGAGGTGACGCAGGCGGTCCTCAAGGCGTGGTCCCAGGTGGGCGTCCCCACCTCGTAA
- a CDS encoding PhoH family protein encodes MTQTPTRAQAQARFTVPAKHPMVTVLGSGDSLLRVIENAFPSTDIHVRGNEVSATGDQREVALVQRLFDEMMLVLRTGAPMTEDAVERSIAMLRDAESQPETPAEVLTQNILSNRGRTIRPKTLNQKRYVDAIDKHTVVFGIGPAGTGKTYLAMAKAVQALQSKQVNRIILTRPAVEAGERLGFLPGTLYEKIDPYLRPLYDALHDMIDPDSIPRLMAAGTIEVAPLAYMRGRTLNDAFIILDEAQNTSPEQMKMFLTRLGFDSKIVITGDVTQVDLPGGTKSGLRQVQQILEGVEDVHFSRLTSNDVVRHKLVGRIVDAYEKYDSRGEGK; translated from the coding sequence ATGACTCAGACACCCACACGAGCGCAGGCACAAGCCCGCTTCACGGTCCCCGCCAAGCACCCCATGGTGACCGTTCTGGGCTCCGGCGACAGCCTCCTGCGCGTGATCGAGAACGCGTTCCCGTCGACGGACATCCACGTACGGGGCAATGAGGTCAGCGCGACGGGGGACCAGCGGGAAGTGGCCCTCGTCCAGCGCTTGTTCGACGAGATGATGCTGGTGCTCCGGACCGGTGCGCCGATGACGGAGGACGCGGTGGAACGCTCGATCGCCATGCTGCGGGACGCCGAGTCCCAGCCCGAGACGCCCGCCGAGGTGCTCACCCAGAACATCCTCTCCAACCGCGGCCGCACCATCCGTCCCAAGACGCTCAACCAGAAGCGGTACGTGGACGCGATCGACAAGCACACCGTCGTCTTCGGCATCGGCCCCGCGGGCACCGGCAAGACCTACCTGGCCATGGCCAAGGCCGTGCAGGCCCTCCAGTCCAAGCAGGTCAACCGCATCATCCTCACCCGCCCCGCCGTCGAGGCCGGCGAACGCCTGGGCTTCCTCCCCGGCACCCTCTACGAGAAGATCGACCCGTACCTGCGCCCGCTCTACGACGCGCTGCACGACATGATCGACCCCGACTCCATCCCCCGGCTGATGGCGGCGGGCACGATCGAGGTCGCGCCGCTCGCATATATGCGTGGTCGCACCCTGAATGACGCGTTCATCATCCTCGACGAGGCACAGAACACCAGCCCCGAGCAGATGAAGATGTTCCTCACCCGGCTCGGCTTCGACTCCAAGATCGTGATCACGGGTGACGTCACCCAGGTCGACCTGCCCGGCGGCACCAAGAGCGGCCTGCGGCAGGTGCAGCAGATCCTGGAGGGTGTCGAGGACGTCCACTTCTCGCGCCTCACCAGCAATGACGTCGTCCGGCACAAGCTGGTCGGCCGTATCGTGGACGCGTACGAGAAGTACGACAGCCGCGGCGAGGGAAAGTAA